From one Paenibacillus terrae HPL-003 genomic stretch:
- the nth gene encoding endonuclease III: MNAATARHILDTIGTMFPDAHCELNHDNAFELTIAVLLSAQCSDQMVNKVTADLFQKYKTPEDYLTVPIEELEQDIRRIGLYRNKAKHIHNLCRLLIDQYGGEIPSEHDELVKLPGVGRKTANVVVSTAFNVPAIAVDTHVERVSKRLGFAGWDDSVLEVEKKLMKRVPRDEWSLTHHRLIFFGRYHCKAQNPQCQVCPLLDVCREGKKRMKTSRIRKDKERRA, from the coding sequence GTGAATGCAGCAACCGCACGTCATATATTGGACACCATCGGTACGATGTTTCCGGATGCCCATTGTGAGTTGAACCATGACAATGCTTTTGAATTAACGATTGCTGTGTTATTGTCCGCTCAATGCTCCGATCAGATGGTGAATAAAGTAACGGCAGACCTGTTTCAAAAATACAAGACACCCGAGGACTATTTGACTGTTCCCATTGAAGAACTGGAGCAGGATATTCGCAGAATTGGCTTGTACCGGAACAAGGCTAAGCATATTCATAACCTGTGCCGTTTATTGATAGACCAGTACGGGGGAGAAATACCGTCTGAGCATGATGAGTTGGTCAAGCTTCCCGGTGTTGGGCGCAAGACAGCTAATGTCGTTGTGTCCACCGCTTTTAATGTACCAGCCATTGCGGTAGATACGCATGTAGAGCGTGTTTCCAAACGACTGGGCTTTGCGGGATGGGACGATTCAGTGCTAGAGGTGGAAAAAAAGCTGATGAAAAGGGTCCCTAGGGACGAATGGTCCTTGACCCATCACAGGCTCATTTTTTTCGGCCGCTACCACTGCAAAGCGCAAAACCCTCAATGTCAGGTATGTCCGTTGCTCGATGTATGCAGAGAAGGCAAGAAACGTATGAAAACGTCCCGGATCAGGAAAGATAAGGAACGTAGAGCTTAA
- a CDS encoding N-acetylmuramoyl-L-alanine amidase family protein encodes MKKFGFLLLLFVFMWAVPGYGHAASSETQIFLDDQQLSVPSGAKAQVIGGSTMVPLRVISENLGYDVTWKQQARTITIEKDSTSIRMIIGSKTATVNGSDTSLDASPLLRSNYALVPLRFIGEQMGLDVKWDSSSKSVKLYTRSSGSGNGEFTPPKSGNSSTGTETVTVPTNNASSGVMQVQEISFSQNRLTITTTGAVKPKAFTMTAPNRVVVDLPATAFADNFGAQQKLDSNLNGSLDIQDEADISGIRYALFQKEPSTVRVVIDLKHVMNYTAYNDGSNRVIVDLASKDSVNTTPDATLPDGSQPDDTQTSPVNSNGKKVVVIDAGHGAKDSGAVGISRKNYEKTFNLAMALKVESILKQNPNLEVVLTRSDDTFLELKQRVKVAENLNANVFVSIHANSSGSSASNGTETYYQRSASKAFADVMHKYFAPATGLTDRGIRYGNFHVIRETTMPAVLLEVGYLSNAKEEATLFDEDFQNRVAQGIADGITEYLGVK; translated from the coding sequence ATGAAGAAATTTGGTTTTTTGTTGTTATTATTTGTCTTCATGTGGGCGGTTCCGGGTTATGGACATGCGGCTTCGAGTGAAACACAAATCTTCCTCGACGATCAACAGTTAAGTGTCCCGAGCGGTGCTAAGGCACAAGTAATTGGCGGAAGTACAATGGTTCCGCTACGCGTAATTTCTGAAAATTTAGGTTATGACGTGACATGGAAGCAGCAGGCGCGAACCATAACGATTGAGAAGGACAGTACCTCGATCCGAATGATAATCGGAAGCAAGACGGCGACTGTCAATGGAAGCGACACTAGTCTGGATGCTTCGCCTCTGCTGCGTTCCAATTATGCCCTTGTACCGCTTCGCTTTATCGGCGAGCAAATGGGACTGGACGTAAAATGGGACAGTAGCTCCAAGTCCGTAAAATTATATACCCGCAGCAGCGGGTCGGGAAACGGGGAATTTACTCCTCCTAAATCCGGGAATAGCAGCACAGGCACTGAAACTGTAACTGTACCAACGAATAATGCCAGCTCAGGTGTAATGCAGGTACAGGAAATCAGTTTCAGTCAAAACCGCCTAACCATTACGACTACGGGTGCAGTGAAGCCAAAAGCATTTACAATGACTGCCCCTAACCGAGTAGTTGTGGATTTGCCGGCTACGGCGTTTGCTGACAACTTTGGGGCTCAGCAAAAGCTGGACAGCAACCTGAATGGTTCACTGGATATTCAGGATGAAGCGGATATATCCGGTATCCGTTATGCTTTATTCCAAAAGGAACCTTCAACGGTTCGCGTTGTTATTGATCTGAAGCATGTTATGAATTATACCGCATACAATGACGGCTCGAATCGCGTTATCGTCGATTTGGCATCGAAGGATTCAGTGAATACAACACCTGACGCTACCTTACCAGATGGTTCACAGCCGGATGATACACAGACCTCACCAGTTAACAGCAATGGCAAAAAAGTCGTTGTTATTGATGCCGGTCATGGAGCGAAGGATTCTGGAGCCGTTGGGATTTCGAGAAAAAATTACGAAAAGACCTTCAACTTGGCTATGGCTCTGAAAGTAGAAAGCATTTTGAAGCAGAACCCTAATCTTGAGGTTGTGTTGACACGCAGCGATGATACGTTTTTGGAGCTTAAACAGCGCGTAAAAGTGGCTGAAAATCTCAATGCCAACGTATTCGTGTCCATTCACGCCAACAGCAGCGGCAGCTCGGCTTCCAACGGTACAGAGACGTATTACCAGCGTAGTGCAAGCAAAGCGTTCGCGGACGTCATGCATAAGTACTTTGCACCAGCGACAGGTTTGACAGACCGGGGCATTCGTTATGGCAATTTCCATGTCATTCGTGAAACGACGATGCCTGCTGTCTTGCTTGAGGTAGGATATCTCAGTAATGCGAAAGAAGAAGCCACACTGTTTGATGAAGATTTCCAAAACCGGGTAGCTCAAGGGATTGCAGATGGCATCACAGAGTATCTTGGTGTAAAATAA
- a CDS encoding dynamin family protein has translation MMQTITGNAREEMNTIEQLRNFLRTAGDEGGAKAVADLLEKADAEELTIAFCGHFSAGKSSLINSLCGKTVLPSGPVPTSANVVSIRYGRSRALIHPAKTSENPESEALETSLSELAEYCKNGGAYESIQVWEDVPMLAGGGVLLDTPGVDSTDHGHALATHSALHWADIVFYVMDYNHVQSENNLSFAKSLSDWGKPLYLIINQIDKHRERELSFTHYRSEVEASFHAWQVNYTDILFTSLKEQNHPWNQWEELPLLIKALLERKIELLSYSLVSSMRHLADQHVEAVQAAEEEELTTLLEEAGGEEAISRLDMELDVLQQEDKHWNMLAEHEHKRLRQELDHVLEHAHLTPAELREAAGEYLESRKPGFKAGLWFASGKTEREKENRLERLTGMLADQVEGQLLPHVRELLRSWGDGHGLWSAALEQELDEIRPVTDRRLIEQTVKETALSPGYTLNYCKDLRSAVTADCRRKALALADRMLAQLAAQAEARRAALASARTELLAQADAAGRYRARLSASAAHATALRSLLPQAAAPDALPRPAAPAPAPAAESTAAASAAPADAAHTAAAGAHAAAAQPLASTVAAQPAAGGRRTRLDAAASRLEAAAALLSPYPAMQAAVRDLLARAAALEGGRFTLALFGAFSAGKSSFANALLGEAVLPVSPHPTTAAINRIMAPASKERHATADVHMKSVDALREDLKYSFRLLGLGAPGAEGWQDAVHALSPEGIHPAGRPHYSFLKAAAAGWEEAEGLLGQQLQVNLEQYRDFVASEHKSCFVEHIDLYYDCALTRQGIVLVDTPGADSVNARHTGVTFNYMKHADALVFVTYYNHAFTQGDRQFLNQLGRVKETLALDQTFFIVNAADLASSEEELQSVTQHVQEQLHANGIRKPRIYPLSSMLALEAAEQGEASLRAASRFDVFEDDFSAFAAEELAGLSIASAMQELGRLRSRIVQHAADARYSVEEREGRLERLTHIREGLEQTLLSLSDSSGATVLSGETDELLFHVRQRLAYRTGEFMAEAFHPSVLREGVGDLRSVFASCGRELMRLIELELSQELLATTLRLEKTGQSLVRKAIQRCVEDMNHQLEGLDCTMPEPREWAVPELIEISLQESVHWKEYWNSFKNPKLFFEGSGRAVLQTRLELVLRERIGEAVEQQRERMSSFYITLVQEEQTWQTAQLREQMLETIRGMEHALTGGEQPQVWEELASRIAALEKSAI, from the coding sequence ATGATGCAAACGATTACAGGGAATGCTCGGGAAGAAATGAATACAATAGAACAGCTACGGAATTTTTTGCGCACAGCCGGGGATGAGGGAGGAGCGAAAGCCGTAGCTGACTTGCTGGAGAAGGCGGATGCAGAGGAGCTGACCATTGCATTTTGCGGGCATTTTTCAGCTGGGAAATCAAGCTTGATCAACAGTCTGTGCGGCAAAACGGTGCTGCCATCCGGGCCGGTTCCTACGAGTGCTAATGTGGTGTCCATCCGTTACGGACGTTCGAGAGCACTAATTCACCCGGCTAAAACATCTGAAAACCCGGAGTCGGAGGCACTGGAAACCTCTCTATCCGAGCTGGCTGAATATTGTAAAAATGGCGGAGCTTACGAATCGATTCAGGTATGGGAGGATGTCCCGATGTTAGCTGGCGGAGGAGTGCTGCTGGATACACCTGGCGTCGATTCTACGGACCACGGCCATGCGCTGGCGACGCATTCTGCTTTACACTGGGCGGATATTGTTTTTTATGTGATGGATTACAACCATGTTCAATCGGAAAATAACTTGTCCTTTGCCAAAAGTCTGTCGGATTGGGGCAAGCCGTTATATTTGATTATTAACCAAATAGATAAGCATCGAGAGCGAGAGCTTTCATTTACACATTATCGTAGTGAGGTGGAGGCCAGCTTTCATGCTTGGCAGGTTAATTACACGGATATACTGTTCACCTCCTTGAAAGAGCAAAACCATCCTTGGAACCAATGGGAAGAGCTGCCGTTGCTGATCAAAGCACTGCTGGAGCGAAAAATAGAGCTATTGTCGTACAGTTTGGTTTCCTCAATGCGCCATTTGGCGGATCAACATGTGGAGGCTGTACAGGCTGCCGAGGAAGAGGAACTGACCACGTTGCTGGAAGAGGCAGGCGGAGAGGAAGCAATTTCGCGTCTGGATATGGAGCTGGACGTTTTACAGCAAGAGGATAAACACTGGAATATGCTAGCAGAGCATGAGCATAAACGGCTGCGGCAAGAGCTGGATCATGTACTGGAGCATGCCCATTTGACACCTGCGGAGCTGCGTGAGGCAGCTGGCGAATATTTGGAGAGCCGCAAGCCGGGATTCAAGGCCGGGCTATGGTTTGCCAGTGGAAAGACGGAGCGGGAGAAGGAAAACCGTTTGGAACGACTAACTGGTATGCTGGCTGATCAGGTGGAGGGGCAGTTGCTTCCTCATGTGCGAGAGCTGCTGCGTTCCTGGGGTGATGGGCATGGTTTGTGGTCGGCTGCGCTGGAGCAGGAGTTGGACGAAATTCGTCCTGTGACGGATCGGAGACTGATTGAGCAGACGGTGAAGGAAACAGCGTTGTCGCCGGGGTATACGCTGAACTATTGCAAGGATTTGCGCAGCGCCGTCACGGCAGATTGCCGCCGCAAGGCGCTGGCGCTGGCAGACCGTATGCTGGCGCAGCTAGCTGCGCAGGCCGAAGCACGCCGCGCGGCTCTTGCGTCCGCGCGCACCGAGCTACTGGCGCAGGCGGACGCGGCAGGCCGTTACCGCGCCCGCCTAAGCGCCTCGGCTGCGCACGCCACCGCGCTGCGCAGCCTGCTTCCGCAAGCTGCCGCGCCTGATGCGTTGCCCCGGCCGGCCGCGCCAGCACCAGCACCTGCCGCGGAAAGCACCGCTGCGGCTTCGGCCGCACCTGCGGACGCTGCGCATACTGCCGCCGCTGGAGCACACGCCGCAGCGGCGCAGCCGCTTGCAAGCACGGTGGCAGCACAGCCCGCCGCCGGAGGCCGCCGCACGCGGCTGGATGCAGCAGCGTCCCGATTGGAGGCCGCCGCTGCGTTGTTGAGCCCGTACCCTGCCATGCAGGCGGCAGTACGGGATTTACTCGCCCGCGCCGCTGCGCTGGAGGGCGGGCGGTTCACGCTGGCGCTGTTCGGAGCGTTCAGCGCCGGGAAGTCCAGCTTCGCCAACGCTTTGCTGGGCGAAGCTGTGTTGCCTGTATCGCCGCATCCGACGACAGCGGCGATTAACCGGATTATGGCGCCCGCAAGCAAGGAGCGCCATGCTACCGCGGACGTCCATATGAAATCAGTGGACGCTTTGCGGGAAGACCTTAAATACTCGTTTCGGCTGTTAGGGCTGGGAGCACCGGGTGCAGAGGGATGGCAGGATGCCGTACATGCGTTATCCCCGGAAGGCATTCACCCTGCCGGGCGACCCCATTACAGCTTTTTGAAGGCTGCCGCCGCTGGATGGGAAGAAGCTGAAGGTTTGCTGGGCCAGCAGCTTCAGGTAAATCTGGAGCAATATCGGGATTTTGTCGCGTCTGAGCATAAGTCATGCTTTGTGGAGCATATTGACCTTTATTATGACTGCGCTCTGACCCGTCAGGGGATCGTGCTTGTGGATACGCCTGGAGCGGATTCAGTAAATGCGCGTCACACAGGTGTGACCTTCAATTATATGAAGCATGCGGACGCTCTTGTATTTGTCACGTATTATAATCACGCGTTTACTCAAGGTGACCGTCAATTTTTGAACCAATTGGGCCGGGTGAAAGAGACGTTGGCGCTGGATCAGACTTTTTTTATCGTTAATGCAGCAGACCTTGCTTCGTCCGAAGAAGAGCTACAATCCGTGACCCAACATGTGCAGGAGCAGCTACATGCTAATGGAATTCGTAAGCCACGCATTTATCCATTGTCTAGCATGCTGGCGCTGGAAGCAGCAGAGCAAGGAGAGGCTTCACTGCGTGCGGCTTCACGTTTTGATGTGTTTGAAGATGATTTTTCAGCATTTGCAGCCGAAGAGCTGGCCGGATTGTCCATTGCTTCCGCCATGCAGGAGCTGGGGCGGCTGCGAAGTCGGATAGTGCAACACGCCGCAGATGCCAGATATAGTGTGGAGGAACGCGAAGGGCGGTTGGAGCGATTAACCCATATCCGCGAGGGACTGGAACAAACACTACTGAGCCTGTCTGATAGCAGTGGTGCAACTGTGTTGTCTGGGGAAACCGATGAATTGCTGTTTCACGTACGTCAACGGCTGGCTTATCGGACTGGAGAGTTTATGGCGGAGGCGTTTCATCCGTCTGTTCTGCGCGAAGGCGTGGGCGATCTTCGCTCAGTCTTTGCATCCTGTGGCCGTGAGCTAATGCGCCTGATTGAACTGGAACTGTCACAGGAATTGCTGGCAACCACGCTGAGACTGGAAAAAACGGGACAAAGCTTGGTACGCAAGGCTATACAGCGGTGCGTAGAGGACATGAACCATCAGTTGGAAGGACTGGATTGCACGATGCCTGAACCCAGAGAATGGGCTGTTCCCGAGCTGATTGAAATTTCCTTGCAGGAGTCTGTCCATTGGAAAGAATATTGGAATAGCTTTAAAAATCCAAAGCTATTTTTTGAAGGATCTGGCCGTGCGGTTCTGCAAACCAGACTGGAGTTGGTGCTGCGTGAGCGAATCGGGGAAGCTGTAGAGCAACAGCGGGAACGAATGTCCTCTTTTTACATTACACTGGTGCAGGAGGAACAAACGTGGCAGACGGCTCAGCTTCGGGAGCAGATGCTGGAGACGATTCGTGGTATGGAGCATGCGCTTACGGGTGGTGAGCAGCCACAGGTTTGGGAAGAGCTCGCCAGTCGGATCGCCGCCTTGGAGAAATCAGCCATCTAA
- the leuC gene encoding 3-isopropylmalate dehydratase large subunit, with the protein MSKKTMFEKIWDNHVIYQEEGKPSILYIDLHLVHEVTSPQAFEGLRLSGRKVRRPELTFATMDHNVPTKDRYNITDPISKQQIDTLTQNCRDFGVTLYDLDTIDQGVVHVMGPELGLTHPGKTIVCGDSHTSTHGAFGALAFGIGTSEVEHVMATQCLQQAKAKTMEVRFVGRRKPGVTAKDMILGVIAKYGTDFATGYVIEYTGESIRELSMEERMTVCNMSIEGGARAGMIAPDETTFNYLRGRQHVAQGAAFEQAVAEWKDLVTDEGAEFDIVLEFDVDALIPQVTWGTSPGMGTDISATVPIPAELPTENERKAAEKALEYMDLKPGTPITDIAIDYVFIGSCTNGRIEDLRAAAEVAKGYQVSDRVTAIVVPGSGRVKIQAEQEGLDVIFKEAGFEWREAGCSMCLAMNPDVLQPGQRCASTSNRNFEGRQGRGGRTHLVSPAMAAAAAIHGHFVDVRDWKFKQEAVVH; encoded by the coding sequence ATGAGCAAAAAGACCATGTTCGAGAAAATTTGGGATAACCATGTCATCTATCAGGAAGAGGGAAAGCCGAGTATTTTGTACATTGACCTTCATCTGGTACATGAGGTGACCTCGCCGCAGGCGTTTGAGGGGCTTCGTCTTAGCGGACGCAAGGTGCGTCGTCCAGAGCTTACGTTTGCGACGATGGATCATAACGTACCGACGAAGGATCGTTACAATATTACGGACCCGATTTCCAAGCAGCAGATTGATACTTTGACTCAAAATTGCCGTGATTTCGGTGTCACACTGTATGATCTGGATACGATTGATCAAGGTGTCGTTCACGTTATGGGGCCGGAGCTTGGTCTGACTCACCCAGGTAAAACGATTGTTTGTGGTGACAGCCACACCTCCACACATGGCGCGTTTGGAGCGCTCGCTTTTGGTATCGGAACCAGCGAAGTAGAGCACGTAATGGCAACCCAATGTCTCCAGCAAGCAAAAGCAAAAACAATGGAAGTCCGCTTTGTGGGCCGCCGCAAGCCGGGTGTGACAGCAAAGGATATGATTTTGGGTGTCATCGCCAAATACGGCACAGATTTCGCTACCGGTTATGTTATTGAGTATACAGGCGAATCCATCCGCGAATTGAGCATGGAAGAGCGCATGACCGTGTGCAACATGTCCATTGAAGGCGGAGCCAGAGCGGGTATGATTGCGCCAGATGAAACAACCTTTAACTACTTGCGTGGACGTCAACATGTAGCGCAAGGAGCTGCTTTCGAACAGGCGGTTGCTGAGTGGAAAGATCTTGTTACAGATGAAGGCGCTGAGTTTGATATCGTGCTAGAGTTTGATGTGGATGCTTTGATTCCACAAGTAACCTGGGGGACTAGCCCGGGCATGGGTACAGATATCTCCGCCACAGTACCGATTCCGGCAGAATTGCCAACAGAAAACGAACGTAAAGCTGCTGAAAAAGCGCTTGAATATATGGATTTGAAGCCAGGCACACCGATCACGGATATTGCGATTGATTATGTATTTATCGGCTCCTGCACCAACGGGCGGATTGAAGATCTGCGCGCTGCTGCCGAGGTAGCCAAAGGCTATCAGGTTTCCGACAGGGTAACGGCAATCGTCGTACCTGGCTCAGGACGTGTGAAAATTCAGGCCGAGCAAGAAGGACTGGACGTCATTTTCAAGGAAGCAGGATTTGAGTGGCGTGAAGCGGGATGCAGCATGTGTCTTGCGATGAATCCCGACGTACTTCAACCGGGACAGCGCTGTGCGTCGACTTCTAACCGTAACTTTGAAGGTCGTCAGGGACGTGGAGGCCGTACTCACCTCGTATCTCCAGCAATGGCAGCCGCTGCGGCGATTCATGGACATTTTGTCGATGTACGGGACTGGAAGTTCAAGCAGGAAGCAGTAGTCCACTAG
- a CDS encoding N-acetylmuramoyl-L-alanine amidase family protein, whose protein sequence is MKKYSWLILAAILIWLWPSSSHVNAAGADLFLDGKRIEAPADAKPEMVNGKVMVPLRVVGEQLGYQFKWEPQAYKISIQKNSTDMSMYVGRTSADVNGKTVNLDAPPVLRGNSTMVPLRFVGEQMGLKVDWNNNNKSVNLSQKVATQQTDKQTPSQKSSQTLVQNTSTPKLPTPTTTTTNLAGSDKLTQDVFSSSKQQDTEQPKANTLLVQNITFQDEALQISLNRDVTPKVFKMTEPNRIVVDLPEAMLASDFSQSFPVRSDGSRVLANSDGEDVQEIRFAPADGKNGGVRIVIALNQARDYDLSKNSSGEITLQLREPSDDQVLTPTNSGGRRIVVIDPGHGGSDPGASSVTGRHEKEFALAVALKVEQLLQNDPDIQIVMTRSGDTYPTLDERPQLANNQQASVFVSIHGNSMLASNKGKANGSETYYARQESLGLAKTMHKHLVAATGFKDNGIKVANHVVTRKSQMPAVLLECGYLSNLSNEAAMFTEETQERIAEGIVDGLKEYLGTGIGATESLN, encoded by the coding sequence ATGAAGAAATATAGTTGGTTGATACTGGCGGCTATCTTAATTTGGTTGTGGCCGTCCTCCTCTCATGTGAATGCGGCTGGAGCAGATTTGTTTTTAGATGGAAAAAGGATAGAAGCGCCCGCAGATGCCAAGCCTGAGATGGTCAATGGAAAAGTCATGGTTCCGCTTCGAGTGGTTGGTGAACAGCTTGGATATCAATTTAAATGGGAACCACAAGCCTATAAAATCTCAATCCAAAAAAACAGCACGGATATGTCCATGTATGTGGGCCGTACATCTGCTGATGTGAATGGAAAAACGGTCAATTTGGATGCACCTCCTGTGCTGCGTGGTAACTCCACCATGGTTCCGCTGCGTTTTGTCGGGGAGCAAATGGGGCTAAAGGTAGATTGGAATAATAATAATAAATCCGTGAATCTCAGTCAGAAAGTGGCAACTCAGCAGACAGACAAACAGACTCCATCCCAAAAATCATCACAAACGCTGGTACAGAACACAAGCACACCAAAATTGCCTACGCCAACAACGACGACTACAAATCTTGCTGGATCAGACAAGCTTACACAGGATGTATTCTCATCATCCAAGCAGCAGGATACAGAACAGCCAAAAGCAAATACACTGCTAGTGCAAAACATTACCTTTCAAGATGAAGCATTACAGATTTCATTGAACAGGGATGTAACGCCCAAAGTGTTTAAAATGACGGAGCCTAATCGAATTGTTGTGGATTTACCAGAAGCTATGTTGGCGTCTGACTTCTCCCAATCGTTCCCGGTTCGTAGCGATGGCTCCCGAGTGCTGGCGAATAGTGACGGTGAGGATGTGCAGGAAATCAGATTTGCTCCCGCGGACGGAAAAAATGGGGGCGTCCGTATCGTCATTGCTTTGAATCAAGCACGTGATTACGATCTTTCAAAAAACAGCTCAGGTGAGATCACCCTCCAATTGCGTGAACCGAGTGATGATCAGGTGCTGACACCAACAAACAGCGGCGGGCGGAGAATCGTCGTAATTGATCCCGGACATGGTGGCAGCGACCCTGGCGCAAGCAGTGTGACGGGACGACATGAGAAGGAATTTGCATTGGCGGTAGCGTTAAAGGTTGAGCAGCTTCTGCAAAATGATCCTGATATTCAAATCGTAATGACTCGCAGTGGAGATACGTATCCCACGCTGGATGAACGCCCACAGCTTGCTAATAATCAACAGGCAAGCGTGTTTGTTTCTATCCATGGTAACAGCATGCTAGCTTCAAATAAAGGAAAAGCAAATGGCTCTGAAACCTATTATGCACGTCAGGAAAGTTTGGGACTGGCAAAGACGATGCATAAGCATCTTGTAGCGGCTACCGGATTTAAGGATAATGGCATTAAGGTGGCAAACCATGTGGTAACGAGAAAATCACAAATGCCCGCTGTACTGCTGGAATGTGGCTACCTTAGTAATCTGTCAAATGAAGCGGCCATGTTCACAGAAGAAACACAGGAGAGGATTGCCGAAGGCATTGTCGATGGGTTGAAGGAGTATCTTGGAACGGGTATAGGGGCAACAGAATCGCTTAACTAA
- the leuD gene encoding 3-isopropylmalate dehydratase small subunit → MEAFTTLKGIVAPVDRVNVDTDAIIPKQFLKRIERTGFGQFLFYEWRFDEAGNINPDFEPNKPRYAGASVLISRANFGCGSSREHAPWAIMDYGFRCVIAPSYADIFYNNCFKNAILPIKLSEEQVEDLFQRTAKHDNYQLNVDLNEKTITDDYGLHIDFDLDEHRRQFLLQGLDDIGLTLQHEAEILAYEQKRAAKQGA, encoded by the coding sequence ATGGAAGCATTCACAACTTTAAAAGGGATTGTAGCACCTGTGGATCGGGTGAACGTAGATACAGATGCTATTATCCCCAAGCAGTTTTTAAAACGAATCGAGCGCACAGGTTTTGGACAGTTTCTGTTTTACGAGTGGCGGTTTGATGAAGCGGGAAATATAAATCCTGATTTTGAACCGAACAAACCACGCTATGCAGGGGCATCTGTGCTGATTTCTCGTGCCAACTTTGGCTGCGGCTCCTCTCGTGAGCATGCGCCGTGGGCGATCATGGACTATGGATTTCGCTGCGTAATTGCACCGTCTTATGCGGATATCTTCTATAATAACTGTTTTAAAAATGCTATTTTACCGATCAAGCTGTCTGAGGAGCAAGTAGAGGATTTGTTTCAACGCACAGCAAAGCATGATAACTACCAATTGAACGTAGACCTGAACGAAAAAACGATTACCGACGATTATGGTCTGCATATTGATTTTGATCTGGATGAGCATCGCCGTCAATTTTTGCTGCAAGGTTTGGATGACATTGGCTTGACGCTCCAGCATGAAGCTGAAATTCTGGCTTATGAACAGAAGCGTGCTGCGAAGCAAGGCGCATAA
- a CDS encoding GerMN domain-containing protein produces the protein MNKKIVIAGLLALFAIAGAGCASKQTAAPAAPSQETKTSAEQNNTPEQTVPDSSTQSAENNGATQTPASSSTEPTNTKTDTVKSGDRQTQQITVYYTDTQETGLKEQKKEITFPSELEKYQKAFEALQKSGHSTLIPLWSEKISVHKIKLDNGALTFDISLPDEARLGAGGEELAIDALKKTMFQFKEVKTLDLLVDGQSLESLMGHVDLDHPMNR, from the coding sequence ATGAACAAGAAAATCGTAATCGCAGGTCTGCTGGCGCTGTTTGCTATTGCAGGTGCAGGCTGCGCCTCCAAGCAGACAGCCGCTCCTGCTGCTCCATCTCAGGAAACGAAAACGTCTGCGGAGCAAAATAATACGCCAGAACAAACAGTCCCTGATTCATCGACTCAGTCTGCTGAAAATAATGGAGCGACTCAGACACCTGCATCCTCGTCAACCGAGCCTACAAACACCAAGACGGATACGGTAAAATCAGGAGACCGCCAAACTCAACAGATCACGGTGTACTACACCGATACACAAGAGACAGGCTTGAAGGAACAGAAAAAGGAAATTACCTTCCCAAGCGAGCTGGAAAAATACCAAAAGGCGTTTGAAGCTCTGCAAAAGAGTGGGCATTCTACTCTGATACCGTTATGGTCCGAGAAAATTTCTGTGCATAAAATCAAATTGGACAATGGAGCATTGACGTTTGATATTTCCCTGCCGGATGAGGCTCGTCTGGGTGCAGGCGGTGAGGAATTGGCTATCGACGCTCTGAAGAAAACGATGTTCCAGTTCAAGGAAGTCAAAACGCTGGATTTGCTCGTAGATGGTCAATCCCTGGAATCCTTAATGGGACATGTAGACCTGGATCATCCGATGAACCGTTAA